The following DNA comes from Ignavibacteria bacterium.
ACTTACTTGCAAGGAATGGGCTCTTTATATTTACAATTTAAAGATAAACCAATAGATTTCGATACATCAAGTTTTGTGATTATAGATTCCACTATTTCAATAAATGATACTATAAATATTGAATTAAAATTAACAGATGGGGTGGGTCCGCTCGTTAGTGCATTTATTGCGTATTGGAAAGGAAGTGAAAAAATACTTTCTATGCCTAGTAATAAAGATGGTGTTGCTTACCTAAAAATACCTCGACAAGATCTTGGTGGTTTGTTACAAGTATCATACATTGGCTACGAAACAGTAAAATTTTATTTATTCAGTGTATTCAATAAAAGAATCAGAATACGAATGAAAATACCATTTACATTAATACCAGAAGGAAAGATTTTAAAATATTCAATAAAAGACATTAATGATGACGGTTTCTATGCAAGAGGTGGAATTTTTTCCGAATGGACTTTTTTTAAAAGAGAAGAATAACCGAATTAATTTACATTATTTTTCATAGAATTTCAGATCCAACTCTTTAATTTTAATAAATCCTGAATCAGCTGTTAGTAGAGGCATTCCCATATAAAGTGAAGTGGCAGCGATAACTGCATCATTTAACTTAATTCGATACTTCTTTCGTAAATCAATAACATGTTGTTTTATATCGTGATTCATTTCTATTACGGTACAATTATCTATCATTGCCTCAATTTTCTTCAACTCAGCGTTTGAGATGTTATGATAACTCAAAAGTTCTATTTCCGTGATATATGATATGTAAACCTGAGTTCTGTTCAGAAGGGATTCGATTTTGTCATCTTCGTTAAGCAGATAGAGGAGAATATTAGTATCTACAACCAATTAGCTCCTCACTCTTCTCTCATTTTCTTTTGTATTTCGAGCGGATCTTCCTTAAGTTTCAAAATTCCATTATACTTCTTAGCATCAAAAAGTTTCTTTTGACTGGAATATCCCGTAGGTTTGACCTTACGTTTGATCTGCCTTTTTGTATCTGTCTTCTTAATTACTGTTACCATTTTATAAATTTAAATATATTTTATCAAAATTGCTATTTATTAAAACCACATAAAATGTTAAATTGTTATTAAATGAGAACAATAGCAGAAATACACCACCTAAAATGCCGGATATCGGTTTTTTTGTGGAATCAGAAATACTTGGTAAAGCTTGAGCAGGACGGACTGGAGCAGACATTTAAGCTCAACCAGTTTGATGTACTGAGTGAAGATAAATTGAAGGAAATGATTAATGAGGAGTTCATTGAATCCGCATTAAAACGATTTGATGAAATGCGCAATGATTTAGGAAAACTGATCAGTTTATAGTTGACAGTTGATAATTTACAGTTAAATCTGATCTGTTATTTGTTTTTTAATATTTGATATTTAATATTTGGTGTTTGGTATTTGGTATTTGGTATTAATTATTTGATATTTGAACGTACGAATCGATAAATATTTATGGTGCATCCGTTTATTTAAGTCACGCAGCCTTGCAACCGAAG
Coding sequences within:
- a CDS encoding type II toxin-antitoxin system VapC family toxin, with translation MVVDTNILLYLLNEDDKIESLLNRTQVYISYITEIELLSYHNISNAELKKIEAMIDNCTVIEMNHDIKQHVIDLRKKYRIKLNDAVIAATSLYMGMPLLTADSGFIKIKELDLKFYEK